The genomic DNA TCCATCGGGGTCAGGCTCGTGCCGCCTGCGCTTCAGCGCAGGATGCCGATCTCGACGCTGGCCTCGCCCTTGTCGGCGGACACCCACACCGTGCCGTCCTGCACGTTGATGTTCAGGGTCATGGTGCGCCCGGCCAGGGCGGCCAGCGTCTGCGTGGCCTCGGGCGCCAGGATGAAGACCTTCAGGTTGCGCGCGCGCGAGACCTTGTTCTTGATGCCGTTCCACCAGATGTCGGCGCTGCGCCCATAGGCATACACCACGACTTCGTCGGCGCGGCCGCTTGCCTTCATGAGCCGGCGGTCGTCGGGCAGGCCCGTCTCGATCCACTGCTGGATGGCGCCGGTCAGGTCCAGGCGCCAAAGATCGGGTTCGTCGGCCTCGCTCAGGCCGCGCGTGAAGGCCAGCGTGTCCTCGGCATCGGCATGCAGCGCGAACGCCATCAGGCGCACCATCAGGCGCTCTTCGGTCTCGGAAGGGTGGCGGGCGACGGTCACGGCGTGGCTGCCGTAGTAGCCGCGGTCGTTGTCGGCGACGTTGATGTCCGCCTTGTAGATGGTTGCGCGCAGGGCCATGAAGCGTATCGGAAGGGCGTCGGGAAAGGGCGCAGTGTACTGCGCCGCGATGCCCGCCCCGTGGGCGGCTAGGCTGACGCGCCGCGCTGGGCGGCTTCCAGGCGGCGGATCAGCGCCTGGTTCTGCGTGCGGACAGGGCGGCTCCAGCGCGTGATGGTCTGGCGCGCCTCGGCATACAGCCTTTCGGCCAGGTCGGCGCGGCCGGCCTCGGCGGCCCAGATGGCGTATTCGGCCAGGCTCTCGAAGGTGCCGAAGCGGGCATGGGTGGCTTCGTACTCGGCCTGGGCCCGGGCTTCCTGGCCGTCGGCGGCATAGGCGCGGGCCAGCAGCAGGCTGACGGTCTCGGCGCGGAAATCGGGTTGGGCCTGGCGGATGGCTTCGGCATGGGCCACGGCCTGGGCGCTGCGGCCGCAAGCCAGGAAGGCGCGGGCGGCGCCCAGGCGGATCTCCATGTCGGTGGCGAAGGGCCCCTTCAGGCAGTCCTCGTAGTGCTGCGCGGCGGTCTGCGCATCGCCGGCTGCCAGCAGCGCGGCGGCCAGCTGCATCTGGTTCTGCGCGGTGGGCGCGTAGTCATAGGCGGACTGCGCTTCGCGCAGGTCGCGGGTGGGGTCGAGCGCGCGGCCGGCAGCCGCCACGGCGCGGCGGGCGCCGCGCTCGAGCCGCGAACTGGGCAGGTAGATGGTCAGGAAATAGACCAGGCTGCCCAGCAAGGGAAAGGAGAACAGGATGAAGAGCCAGTAGGTCTGCTGGCCGCTGCGCACGGCGTGAACGGCGAAGAACAGGGCGATGAGGACATGCACCCCCAATCCGAGTATCGGCATGGCTGGATCCTGTGGGTCTTCCTGGGAAAAGAAA from Orrella dioscoreae includes the following:
- a CDS encoding YaeQ family protein, whose product is MALRATIYKADINVADNDRGYYGSHAVTVARHPSETEERLMVRLMAFALHADAEDTLAFTRGLSEADEPDLWRLDLTGAIQQWIETGLPDDRRLMKASGRADEVVVYAYGRSADIWWNGIKNKVSRARNLKVFILAPEATQTLAALAGRTMTLNINVQDGTVWVSADKGEASVEIGILR
- a CDS encoding tetratricopeptide repeat protein, with the protein product MPILGLGVHVLIALFFAVHAVRSGQQTYWLFILFSFPLLGSLVYFLTIYLPSSRLERGARRAVAAAGRALDPTRDLREAQSAYDYAPTAQNQMQLAAALLAAGDAQTAAQHYEDCLKGPFATDMEIRLGAARAFLACGRSAQAVAHAEAIRQAQPDFRAETVSLLLARAYAADGQEARAQAEYEATHARFGTFESLAEYAIWAAEAGRADLAERLYAEARQTITRWSRPVRTQNQALIRRLEAAQRGASA